One Actinomadura viridis genomic region harbors:
- a CDS encoding ArsR/SmtB family transcription factor: protein MIQFVFGPDDVARVRFAFSPLWELVQALRVIADPSGHALHLPWVRRVRPRLRGLDHDLLSELVPSAGYIPDFLTPPPATPVPDFAAELETVRATPPETVAREILWTLPGSAPGPARRALAADPGRTLDRVAGQLERFWAQAVEPYWEPIRDLLEGDVLRRTRALGAHGAEGLFADLHRSVVWRTGTLTVDRPWSFRGVLRGRGLLLVPSVFVWPRVSVMVPPYQPMLSYPPYGVATLWEAGPAAPPDALAALIGRRRARLLSVLETPASTTELARRLEVTAGAVSQHLGVLRACGLVTGHRLGRRVLYARTRAGDALVRTADAGPTRPLPPR from the coding sequence ATGATCCAGTTCGTGTTCGGGCCGGACGACGTGGCGCGGGTGCGGTTCGCCTTCTCGCCCCTGTGGGAGCTGGTGCAGGCCCTGCGGGTGATCGCCGACCCCTCCGGCCACGCCCTGCACCTGCCGTGGGTGCGGCGGGTGCGGCCCCGGCTGCGCGGGCTCGACCACGACCTGCTGTCGGAGCTGGTCCCCTCGGCGGGCTACATCCCCGACTTCCTGACCCCGCCTCCGGCCACCCCCGTCCCCGACTTCGCCGCCGAGCTGGAGACCGTGCGGGCGACCCCGCCGGAGACCGTGGCCCGGGAGATCCTCTGGACGCTGCCGGGGAGCGCGCCGGGCCCTGCCCGCCGGGCGCTGGCGGCCGATCCCGGACGCACCCTGGACCGTGTCGCGGGCCAGCTCGAACGGTTCTGGGCGCAGGCCGTCGAGCCGTACTGGGAGCCGATCCGGGACCTGCTCGAAGGCGACGTCCTGCGCCGTACCCGGGCCTTGGGCGCGCACGGCGCCGAGGGCCTGTTCGCGGACCTGCACCGGTCGGTCGTCTGGCGGACCGGCACGCTGACCGTGGACCGGCCGTGGAGCTTCCGGGGAGTGCTGCGCGGACGCGGCCTCCTGCTCGTCCCCAGCGTGTTCGTCTGGCCTCGGGTGTCGGTGATGGTGCCGCCCTACCAGCCGATGCTCAGCTACCCGCCGTACGGGGTGGCGACGCTGTGGGAGGCGGGCCCGGCCGCCCCGCCGGACGCGCTGGCCGCGCTGATCGGACGGCGCCGCGCCCGGCTGCTGAGCGTCCTGGAGACCCCGGCCTCCACCACCGAGCTGGCCCGCCGCCTGGAGGTGACCGCCGGCGCGGTCAGCCAGCACCTGGGCGTGCTGCGCGCGTGCGGGCTGGTCACGGGGCACCGGCTCGGGCGGCGCGTCCTGTACGCGCGGACGAGGGCGGGCGACGCCCTGGTGCGCACGGCGGACGCCGGGCCGACGCGTCCCCTCCCACCGCGCTAG
- a CDS encoding terpene synthase family protein — translation MDPVVNASLLLSLADRATGLAGPSAMHPDAWRLGERVDAWARARGLVLGDPDTSPLGRARCERLAARLFPAAEADRVELFACWLTWAFALDDTLDRPPVAGSGSTVHAVYDDLLRAMRRGHAGPGARPLEATLVELWGSTAERMSREWRRRFLAHLEEHRTGRADQAVHRRTRRMPGPDEYPPLRRRACGPFLYDLIEPVLGVELPNRLLALPAWQFLLEGTADVIAWSNDLASYSRESALGEVYNHVIVLSAAYDIEPARACDWVADRIALLVEEVRAAARTVAATLDRLRLSDGEREAARQVSGVLLAAPRAHIDWITESGRYSPSEGSSEGYGGSGGARLDGLASLR, via the coding sequence GTGGACCCCGTCGTGAACGCCTCACTGCTGCTCTCCCTCGCCGACCGGGCCACCGGCCTGGCCGGCCCCTCGGCCATGCACCCGGACGCCTGGCGGCTCGGCGAGCGGGTGGACGCCTGGGCGCGCGCCCGCGGCCTGGTGCTGGGCGATCCGGACACCTCCCCGCTGGGCCGGGCCCGGTGCGAACGGCTGGCCGCGCGGCTGTTCCCGGCCGCCGAGGCCGACCGGGTCGAACTGTTCGCATGCTGGCTGACCTGGGCCTTCGCGCTGGACGACACCCTCGACCGGCCCCCCGTGGCCGGCAGCGGCAGCACCGTGCACGCGGTGTACGACGATCTGCTGCGCGCGATGCGCCGGGGCCACGCCGGGCCGGGGGCGCGGCCGCTGGAGGCCACGCTGGTCGAGCTGTGGGGGTCGACCGCGGAGCGGATGAGCCGGGAGTGGCGCCGCCGGTTCCTGGCGCACCTGGAGGAGCACCGGACGGGCCGCGCCGACCAGGCCGTGCACCGCCGCACCCGCCGGATGCCCGGCCCGGACGAGTACCCGCCGCTGCGCCGGAGGGCCTGCGGCCCGTTCCTCTACGACCTGATCGAGCCCGTGCTGGGCGTCGAGCTCCCGAACCGGCTGCTGGCGCTGCCCGCCTGGCAGTTCCTGCTGGAGGGCACCGCCGACGTGATCGCCTGGTCCAACGACCTCGCCTCGTACTCCCGGGAGTCGGCGCTGGGCGAGGTCTACAACCATGTGATCGTCCTGTCCGCCGCCTACGACATCGAGCCCGCGCGCGCCTGCGACTGGGTCGCCGACCGCATCGCGCTGCTGGTGGAGGAGGTGCGGGCGGCGGCGAGGACGGTGGCGGCCACCCTCGACCGGCTGCGGCTGTCGGACGGGGAGCGCGAGGCCGCGCGGCAGGTGAGCGGCGTGCTGCTGGCCGCGCCGCGCGCGCACATCGACTGGATCACCGAGTCCGGGCGCTACAGCCCGTCCGAAGGCTCCTCCGAGGGGTACGGCGGCTCGGGCGGGGCCCGCCTGGACGGCCTGGCCTCGCTCCGCTAG
- a CDS encoding transporter substrate-binding domain-containing protein, giving the protein MSGRTPRRPAAAAAAAALALTVMTGCGGDEGATVQGVKLIKKGQLTSCTHLPYPPFQVEQGGKVVGFDVDMIDLVAKRLGVTQKVVDTPFETMKTGAALNAGKCDIVMGGMTIKQDRVQFMDVSKPYFDATQALMAKKDSGVTSLDDVKNRKLKLGSQASTTGEDYVKEKGLDPRSFDNSLAELDGLRTGQVDVIVQDYPVVQGWLKEPANAAKYAIVANLNTGEQYGFWIRKGHNPKLVELTNQAIEGAKADGTYKKIYEKWIGPMPKPGGAGGAGGSGGGTS; this is encoded by the coding sequence GTGTCCGGACGAACCCCCCGGCGCCCGGCGGCGGCAGCGGCGGCGGCCGCACTGGCCCTGACGGTGATGACGGGCTGTGGCGGTGACGAGGGCGCCACCGTGCAGGGCGTCAAGCTCATCAAGAAGGGCCAGCTGACCTCGTGCACCCATCTGCCCTATCCGCCGTTCCAGGTGGAGCAGGGCGGCAAGGTGGTCGGCTTCGACGTGGACATGATCGATCTGGTGGCGAAGCGGCTCGGCGTCACCCAGAAGGTCGTGGACACCCCGTTCGAGACCATGAAGACCGGAGCGGCGCTGAACGCCGGCAAGTGCGACATCGTCATGGGCGGTATGACGATCAAGCAGGACCGGGTGCAGTTCATGGACGTCTCCAAGCCGTACTTCGACGCCACCCAGGCGCTGATGGCCAAGAAGGACAGCGGCGTGACCTCGCTCGACGACGTCAAGAACCGCAAGCTGAAGCTGGGCTCCCAGGCGTCCACCACCGGCGAGGACTATGTGAAGGAGAAGGGGCTGGACCCCCGCTCGTTCGACAACTCCCTCGCGGAACTGGACGGGCTGCGCACCGGGCAGGTCGACGTCATCGTGCAGGACTACCCGGTCGTGCAGGGCTGGCTGAAGGAGCCGGCCAACGCCGCCAAGTACGCCATCGTGGCCAACCTCAACACCGGTGAGCAGTACGGCTTCTGGATCCGCAAGGGCCACAACCCCAAGCTCGTGGAGCTGACCAACCAGGCCATCGAGGGCGCCAAGGCCGACGGCACGTACAAGAAGATCTACGAGAAGTGGATCGGTCCCATGCCCAAGCCGGGCGGTGCCGGCGGCGCGGGCGGAAGCGGCGGCGGTACCTCGTGA
- a CDS encoding amino acid ABC transporter permease — MTAEPMKTAAPPGMSRRRRRQLVLGGQYGLFAAAVLVVVLLADWPQLRANFANLDVARELFPDILTIGLLNTAVYTGLGFVLGLVLGLVLALMRLSSVAPYRWFATVYIEIFRGLPLLLIFIFVSVGVPLAFPGSNVPGGVAGQAGLALGLAAAAYMAETIRAGIEAVPRGQLEAARSLGMSYGRAMRSIIIPQAFRIIIPPLTNQLVLLCKDSSLVLFLGVTLEQRELTKFGRDLAGQQGNTTPIIVAGICYLLLTIPLSLLARRLEARQQRGRR; from the coding sequence GTGACGGCCGAGCCGATGAAGACGGCCGCGCCGCCGGGGATGTCCCGGCGGCGCCGCCGTCAGCTGGTCCTGGGCGGCCAGTACGGGCTGTTCGCCGCGGCCGTCCTGGTGGTCGTGCTGCTGGCGGACTGGCCGCAGCTGCGGGCCAACTTCGCCAACCTGGACGTGGCCCGCGAGCTCTTCCCGGACATCCTGACGATCGGCCTGCTCAACACCGCCGTCTACACCGGGCTCGGGTTCGTGCTCGGGCTGGTGCTGGGGCTGGTCCTGGCGCTGATGCGGCTGTCGTCGGTGGCGCCGTACCGCTGGTTCGCCACCGTCTACATCGAGATCTTCCGCGGCCTGCCGCTGCTGCTGATCTTCATCTTCGTCAGCGTCGGGGTGCCGCTGGCCTTCCCGGGCAGCAACGTCCCCGGCGGCGTGGCGGGGCAGGCCGGCCTGGCGCTGGGCCTGGCCGCCGCCGCGTACATGGCCGAGACGATCCGGGCCGGGATCGAGGCGGTGCCGCGGGGCCAGCTGGAGGCGGCGCGCTCGCTGGGCATGTCGTACGGCCGCGCGATGCGCTCGATCATCATCCCGCAGGCGTTCCGCATCATCATCCCGCCGCTCACCAACCAGCTGGTGCTGCTGTGCAAGGACTCCTCGCTGGTGCTGTTCCTGGGCGTCACGCTGGAGCAGCGGGAGCTGACCAAGTTCGGGCGTGACCTGGCCGGGCAGCAGGGCAACACCACCCCGATCATCGTGGCCGGGATCTGCTACCTGCTGCTGACGATCCCGCTGAGCCTGCTGGCCCGGCGGCTGGAGGCCCGGCAGCAGAGGGGACGGCGATGA